A single Melospiza melodia melodia isolate bMelMel2 unplaced genomic scaffold, bMelMel2.pri scaffold_286, whole genome shotgun sequence DNA region contains:
- the LOC134433981 gene encoding zinc finger protein neuro-d4-like, whose protein sequence is MATALHKPLKCLGEEFYREALEHCRSYNARLCAERSLRLPFLDAQTGVAQSNSYIWMDSAHRRPGHCPGQLYSYPARCWRKKRRLNILEAPRLRPYLEAPLRREGASARGGRCWRRC, encoded by the exons CCTGGGCGAGGAGTTCTACCGCGAGGCGCTGGAGCACTGCCGCAGCTACAACGCGCGGCTCTGCGCCGAGCGCAGCCTCCGCCTGCCCTTCCTGGACGCGCAGACCGGCGTGGCGCAGAGCAACTCCTACATCTGGATGGACAGCGCCCACCGGCGCCCC GGCCACTGCCCCGGCCAGCTGTACTCGTACCCCGCCCGGTGCTGGCGCAAGAAGCGGCGCCTGAACATCCTGGAGGCGCCGAGGCTGCGGCCGT ACCTGGAGGCGCCGCTGCGCAGGGAGGGGGCCTCTGCCCGAGGGGGCCGGTGCTGGAGGCGCTGCTGA